The following coding sequences lie in one Polluticoccus soli genomic window:
- a CDS encoding DUF4836 family protein: protein MNRLSTLLLVIVLGLSACSSMPDHAKYIPKDALVVVGLNTKEIGKKMAWNAIMGSKLLEDMQKEKTGSAISDPAEIGIEMMSTSYVYIKEDKRFKNGNRVTALVPLEDAAKWEAFVAKNFPEAAIKPQEKYKEALLAEGMYAGWTKDLLVLMNSIELPDVKLSLDSTLPDSFAIKQVATDVTQLAAEMATAFTITKENSLTGNNRFTKMENADHDITLWINYDRMMGEFAGAGNMMGLSLSNTLWKDAALSAGFDFETGKIGGDILYYVPEGLKPVAKELGKTDADKEMIERLPGENLDMLMAWHLAPEGVKGLLDKTGILGFLNLALSGQNLSVDEILGAFSGDMAVSLNNFKLTVDTTKHSGADTTTQNKVVVVTDSTNTPDTTASKYQYSGDMQFTYALKIGKKESFNKLLQLAVKSGSVKATGNNSYSLKTDGSTATLLIDDKYCVIANHPANATGFLQGSFKGQSKAGATEIAGNPFGIFFNAQGMMNSLSDDLVPSTADKRALAESKKLLKDVHFTGGSFSSSAFSYKMSINFINQSENSLLQIMDFAMRMNKARSEALTAQK, encoded by the coding sequence ATGAACCGTTTGAGTACTCTATTACTAGTTATCGTGCTTGGCCTCTCTGCCTGCAGCAGCATGCCCGACCATGCAAAGTATATTCCTAAAGACGCCCTGGTGGTGGTGGGCCTCAACACCAAAGAAATAGGCAAAAAGATGGCCTGGAATGCCATCATGGGGAGCAAGCTGCTGGAAGATATGCAGAAGGAAAAAACCGGTTCGGCGATCTCCGACCCCGCAGAGATAGGCATCGAGATGATGAGCACCAGCTACGTGTACATAAAGGAGGATAAACGTTTCAAAAACGGCAACCGCGTAACCGCGCTCGTACCGCTGGAGGATGCCGCTAAATGGGAGGCTTTCGTAGCAAAGAACTTTCCAGAAGCAGCGATCAAGCCCCAGGAAAAATATAAAGAAGCATTGCTGGCCGAGGGTATGTATGCCGGGTGGACCAAAGACCTGTTGGTGCTTATGAACTCAATAGAGCTGCCGGACGTAAAGCTTTCGCTGGATTCTACGCTTCCTGATTCGTTTGCCATTAAGCAGGTAGCTACCGATGTTACCCAACTGGCGGCGGAGATGGCGACGGCGTTCACCATTACCAAAGAAAATAGTCTTACTGGCAATAACCGTTTCACAAAAATGGAAAACGCCGACCACGACATTACCCTTTGGATAAACTATGACCGGATGATGGGCGAGTTTGCCGGCGCCGGCAACATGATGGGGCTGTCGCTGTCGAATACATTATGGAAAGATGCAGCATTATCGGCGGGATTTGATTTTGAAACAGGCAAAATAGGCGGTGATATCCTGTATTATGTACCTGAGGGCCTGAAGCCTGTAGCCAAGGAACTGGGTAAAACTGATGCCGATAAAGAAATGATAGAAAGGCTGCCGGGCGAAAACCTGGACATGCTGATGGCCTGGCACTTGGCGCCCGAGGGCGTAAAGGGCCTGCTGGACAAAACCGGCATACTGGGATTCCTCAACCTGGCCCTGTCTGGACAAAACCTGTCGGTCGACGAGATATTGGGCGCTTTTAGCGGGGATATGGCCGTATCGCTGAACAATTTCAAGCTGACCGTTGATACCACCAAACATAGCGGAGCGGATACAACCACCCAAAATAAAGTGGTGGTGGTAACCGATTCCACAAATACCCCCGACACCACCGCCAGCAAATACCAGTATTCTGGCGATATGCAGTTTACATACGCGCTGAAGATCGGGAAAAAGGAAAGCTTCAATAAACTACTGCAACTGGCCGTGAAGAGTGGCTCTGTTAAGGCGACGGGGAATAATAGCTATAGCCTGAAGACCGACGGATCGACGGCTACGCTGTTGATAGACGATAAATATTGCGTCATTGCCAACCATCCTGCCAACGCCACCGGCTTCCTGCAAGGCAGCTTTAAGGGCCAGTCCAAGGCCGGGGCAACCGAAATTGCCGGCAATCCTTTCGGGATATTTTTCAACGCCCAAGGCATGATGAACAGCCTGAGCGACGACCTAGTACCTTCAACCGCCGACAAAAGAGCACTCGCCGAAAGCAAAAAACTACTAAAAGACGTGCATTTTACCGGCGGAAGCTTCAGTTCTTCGGCTTTTAGCTATAAAATGTCTATCAATTTCATCAACCAGTCGGAAAACAGCTTGTTGCAGATCATGGATTTTGCCATGCGTATGAACAAAGCCCGCAGCGAAGCGCTGACCGCGCAGAAATAG
- a CDS encoding DUF3127 domain-containing protein, protein MSLEVTGKLLVKYDAQQVNDRFKKREFVLELAEEINGNVYTNYAKMQLVQQKCDILDRFNEGDSVKVSFNIKGNRWERDGKVNFITNLDAWRIESAAAGSNMAAPQAAPAYNNSYNNNNGGQQGTPNNFYNPSPENVDDLPF, encoded by the coding sequence ATGAGCTTAGAAGTTACCGGCAAATTATTGGTTAAGTACGATGCGCAACAGGTGAATGACCGCTTTAAGAAACGTGAGTTTGTACTGGAACTGGCAGAAGAGATCAACGGCAACGTGTATACTAACTATGCGAAGATGCAACTGGTGCAGCAGAAATGCGACATCCTGGACCGTTTTAACGAAGGCGATAGCGTAAAAGTAAGTTTCAATATAAAAGGCAACCGTTGGGAACGTGATGGTAAAGTGAACTTCATCACTAACCTGGACGCATGGAGGATTGAAAGCGCTGCTGCAGGTAGCAACATGGCTGCTCCACAGGCTGCACCGGCTTACAACAACTCTTACAACAATAACAATGGCGGCCAACAAGGCACCCCTAACAACTTCTACAATCCTTCTCCTGAGAATGTAGACGACCTGCCATTCTAA
- a CDS encoding outer membrane beta-barrel protein: MIKRLALAAVLLLPATLHAQDVVKGSSNTAVQVEKPARDFVMLQVAYEGWKAPDSVKTTGFGRAFNAYICYDFPFSPKSNFSFAAGIGIGSSNVYLDDQQIILTDTIAKQARFIAETDNFKKYKLTTAYVEAPFELRFYGNQANRNKGFKAAAGLRVGTLVGAHTKSKDGDTKIVEKVNTKNFLESWRFATTLRLGWGNFSVFGAYNLTDLYKEGQGPKITPYQVGLCITGL; the protein is encoded by the coding sequence ATGATCAAACGTTTAGCCCTTGCAGCGGTCTTATTATTACCGGCAACCCTGCACGCACAGGATGTTGTTAAGGGCAGCTCTAATACTGCAGTACAGGTAGAAAAACCCGCCCGCGATTTTGTAATGCTGCAGGTAGCATACGAAGGATGGAAAGCGCCGGATAGCGTTAAAACCACAGGTTTCGGCAGGGCGTTCAATGCTTATATCTGTTACGATTTCCCTTTTAGTCCTAAATCTAACTTCAGCTTTGCAGCTGGTATCGGTATCGGTTCTTCAAACGTTTATCTCGACGACCAGCAGATAATTCTGACGGACACCATTGCCAAACAGGCGCGTTTCATTGCCGAAACAGACAACTTTAAAAAGTACAAACTGACCACTGCTTATGTGGAAGCTCCTTTTGAACTGCGCTTCTACGGCAACCAGGCGAACAGGAACAAAGGCTTCAAAGCTGCCGCTGGTCTGCGTGTAGGTACCCTGGTAGGTGCGCACACCAAAAGCAAGGACGGCGATACCAAAATTGTAGAGAAGGTAAATACCAAAAACTTCCTCGAAAGCTGGCGTTTCGCGACGACGCTCCGTTTAGGCTGGGGTAATTTCTCGGTATTCGGTGCGTACAACCTGACCGACCTGTATAAAGAAGGCCAGGGACCAAAGATCACTCCTTACCAGGTGGGTCTTTGTATCACAGGTCTCTAA
- a CDS encoding ribonuclease Z has translation MKVTILGNNSALPAFGRHPTAQVVSVYGDDLLLDCGEGTQVQLQRFGFKWRKTQHIFISHMHGDHYFGLPGLINSMSLLGRTAPLHLYAPKELKPILDQILTVADTVLSYEFHFHELPEGAAKLVETENFSVTCFPVQHRIQCHGFLVERKTRGRKILPDKCREFEIPAYFYDRLKHGEDYIHKDGRVIRNGWVTAEGPAVKRYAYCADTGFTESFMEYIKGVDTIYHECTYLDEDVQKAEARFHSTARQAALVAQMAGAKQLLLGHFSSKYRDLEPFRTEAEPIFPNVQVTIEGAAYEI, from the coding sequence ATGAAGGTCACCATACTCGGCAATAATTCTGCGCTGCCGGCTTTCGGCCGCCATCCTACCGCACAGGTCGTGTCGGTGTATGGCGATGACTTGTTGCTGGATTGTGGTGAAGGCACGCAGGTACAATTGCAGCGGTTTGGTTTTAAGTGGCGGAAAACGCAACACATATTCATCAGCCACATGCATGGCGACCATTATTTTGGTTTGCCTGGACTTATTAATAGTATGAGCCTGCTGGGCCGCACGGCGCCATTGCACTTGTACGCGCCAAAAGAGCTGAAGCCGATACTCGATCAGATACTGACCGTAGCAGATACGGTATTGAGTTACGAGTTCCATTTTCACGAGCTGCCGGAAGGTGCGGCCAAACTGGTGGAGACAGAAAATTTCTCCGTTACCTGTTTCCCGGTTCAGCATCGTATACAATGCCATGGCTTTTTGGTGGAGCGTAAAACCCGCGGCCGCAAAATACTGCCCGACAAATGCAGGGAATTTGAGATACCAGCCTATTTCTACGACCGGCTGAAACACGGCGAAGACTATATACACAAGGATGGCCGGGTGATCAGGAACGGTTGGGTGACAGCAGAAGGACCTGCAGTGAAGCGCTATGCCTACTGCGCCGATACAGGATTTACCGAATCATTCATGGAGTACATCAAAGGTGTGGATACCATATACCATGAATGCACCTACCTGGACGAAGACGTGCAAAAAGCGGAGGCACGTTTTCACAGCACGGCTCGCCAGGCCGCACTGGTAGCGCAAATGGCTGGCGCTAAACAATTGCTACTCGGGCATTTTTCTTCGAAGTACCGCGACCTGGAACCTTTCAGGACAGAAGCTGAGCCCATCTTCCCTAATGTGCAGGTGACGATAGAAGGCGCAGCTTACGAGATTTAA
- a CDS encoding STAS domain-containing protein, translated as MEFKIDTNPTYIQITPVFNSLNANLSGSLREKWTELTQSGSQNFIIDLSNCTTADKDGLEQLVELHAECYSNGQSLVFTGVQGGVLQLMKDTEIDMAINIAPTQVEAVDIISMEILERDLFNEE; from the coding sequence ATGGAATTCAAAATTGATACCAACCCCACATATATACAGATTACGCCGGTTTTCAACTCGCTGAATGCTAATTTGTCAGGTTCTCTGCGCGAAAAGTGGACAGAACTTACACAATCCGGCAGTCAAAACTTCATTATCGACCTCAGCAACTGCACAACGGCAGATAAAGATGGACTGGAACAACTGGTAGAGTTGCATGCAGAATGTTATAGCAACGGCCAGTCGCTGGTATTTACCGGCGTGCAGGGCGGTGTGCTGCAGCTGATGAAGGATACCGAGATCGATATGGCCATTAACATAGCCCCAACACAAGTGGAAGCCGTGGACATCATCAGTATGGAGATACTGGAACGGGACTTGTTTAATGAAGAATAG
- a CDS encoding ATP-dependent Clp protease ATP-binding subunit → MDSNFSPKVKEIISYSREEALRLGNDFIGTEHLLLGLIREGEGIAVRVLQSMQVDLFDLRKELEMAIKDKSNKPLSNINSLPLTKQAEKVIRITVLEAKALKSATVETEHLMLSILKNKENVATQILHQYDVDYERFKNELGLMQGENPRADYGSDPGSEEFEEDDERRQFQQQRRQAGNAKSKTPVLDNFGRDITKMAELGNLDPIVGREEEIERVSQILSRRKKNNPILIGEPGVGKTAIVEGLALRIVQRKVSRVLFDKRVISLDLAALVAGTKYRGQFEERMKAIMNELEKNKDVILFIDEIHTIVGAGGASGSLDASNIFKPALARGDLQCIGASTLDEYRMYIEKDGALDRRFQKVLVEPPSVEETIIILNNIRSKYEDFHNVTYDQDAIEACVKLSDRYMTDRLLPDKAIDVLDEVGARVHLKNINVPQNILELEKKIEDIKQEKNKVVKSQRFEEAAALRDKEKRFGEELEKAKAEWEEESKHKRYPIHEEHIAEVISMMTGIPVMRMVEAESAKLRRMGEDLKGAVVGQDEAIAKIVKAIQRNRVGLKDPRKPIGSFIFLGPTGVGKTELARALARYMFDSDDALIRVDMSEYMEKFSLSRLIGAPPGYVGYEEGGQLTEKVRRKPYSVVLLDEIEKAHPDIFNILLQVLDDGQLTDGLGRKVDFKNTLIIMTSNIGVRQLKDFGTGVGFATATKVEHAEDLGRGVIEKALKRTFSPEFLNRIDDVVIFNALTEEHIGVIIDIIMKDVLKRLNTLGFSLELMPGAKKFIAEKGYDPQFGARPLHRAIQKYLEDPLAEEILNGHIKEGDVVHADYDENEKKITFAIDHSAAKKEPSAPTE, encoded by the coding sequence ATGGACTCAAATTTTTCACCCAAGGTCAAAGAGATCATCTCCTACAGCCGCGAAGAGGCGCTGCGGTTAGGTAATGATTTCATTGGCACAGAGCACCTGCTGCTTGGCCTGATACGCGAGGGCGAAGGCATTGCCGTACGCGTGTTGCAAAGCATGCAGGTAGACCTGTTTGACCTGCGCAAAGAACTGGAAATGGCGATAAAGGACAAGAGTAATAAGCCCCTTTCCAACATCAACAGCCTCCCACTTACTAAACAAGCAGAAAAGGTGATCCGTATAACTGTTCTGGAAGCGAAAGCACTGAAAAGCGCTACCGTTGAAACGGAACACCTGATGCTATCTATCCTGAAAAACAAAGAAAACGTGGCTACACAGATATTACATCAGTACGACGTTGACTACGAACGTTTTAAAAATGAGCTCGGCCTCATGCAGGGCGAGAATCCGCGTGCCGACTACGGTAGCGATCCAGGTTCGGAAGAATTCGAGGAGGATGATGAACGTCGCCAGTTTCAGCAGCAACGCCGCCAGGCTGGCAACGCTAAATCAAAAACTCCTGTACTCGACAATTTCGGTCGCGACATTACCAAGATGGCAGAGTTGGGGAATTTAGACCCCATCGTCGGTCGTGAAGAAGAGATCGAACGTGTATCGCAAATTCTCTCTCGCCGTAAAAAGAACAACCCGATCCTGATAGGTGAGCCGGGTGTTGGTAAAACGGCGATAGTAGAGGGTCTTGCACTGCGCATCGTACAGCGCAAAGTATCGCGCGTACTGTTCGACAAGCGCGTTATCAGCCTCGACCTCGCAGCGCTGGTAGCTGGTACCAAATACCGCGGCCAGTTCGAAGAGCGTATGAAAGCGATCATGAACGAGCTGGAGAAGAACAAAGACGTGATACTGTTCATCGATGAAATACACACCATCGTTGGTGCGGGTGGCGCTTCAGGTTCGCTCGATGCGTCGAACATCTTCAAGCCTGCGCTTGCCCGTGGCGATCTGCAATGCATCGGTGCATCTACCCTCGATGAATACCGTATGTACATCGAGAAGGACGGCGCTCTTGACCGCCGCTTCCAGAAAGTACTGGTTGAGCCACCAAGTGTTGAAGAGACTATTATCATACTGAACAACATTCGTTCGAAATACGAAGACTTCCACAACGTGACCTACGATCAGGATGCGATAGAAGCCTGCGTAAAACTGAGCGACCGTTATATGACCGACCGCCTGCTGCCCGATAAAGCAATAGACGTACTGGACGAGGTTGGCGCACGTGTGCACCTGAAGAACATCAATGTGCCGCAAAACATCCTCGAGCTAGAGAAGAAGATAGAAGACATCAAGCAGGAGAAGAATAAAGTGGTGAAGAGCCAGCGTTTTGAAGAAGCAGCCGCGCTGCGCGACAAAGAAAAACGCTTTGGCGAAGAACTGGAGAAAGCAAAAGCGGAGTGGGAAGAAGAAAGCAAGCACAAACGCTACCCGATACACGAAGAGCACATTGCTGAAGTGATCAGCATGATGACGGGTATACCGGTAATGCGTATGGTGGAAGCCGAAAGCGCAAAACTGCGCCGCATGGGCGAAGACCTGAAAGGTGCTGTGGTAGGTCAGGACGAAGCGATAGCAAAAATTGTAAAAGCGATACAACGTAACCGCGTAGGTCTGAAAGACCCGAGGAAACCAATTGGTTCCTTCATCTTCCTGGGTCCTACCGGTGTGGGTAAAACCGAGCTGGCGCGTGCACTGGCACGTTACATGTTTGATAGTGATGACGCGCTGATACGTGTGGACATGAGTGAGTACATGGAAAAATTCTCGCTCAGCCGCCTGATAGGGGCACCTCCCGGATATGTAGGTTATGAAGAAGGCGGACAGCTGACTGAAAAAGTACGCCGTAAGCCATACTCTGTGGTGTTGCTCGACGAGATCGAAAAAGCGCACCCGGATATCTTCAACATCCTGCTGCAGGTACTGGACGATGGTCAGCTGACCGACGGCCTGGGCCGCAAGGTAGACTTCAAGAACACGCTGATCATCATGACGTCTAACATTGGTGTACGCCAGCTGAAAGACTTCGGTACAGGTGTGGGTTTTGCAACAGCTACCAAAGTGGAACATGCGGAAGATCTTGGTCGCGGTGTGATAGAGAAAGCGCTGAAACGCACCTTCTCGCCAGAGTTCCTGAACCGTATCGACGACGTGGTGATCTTCAACGCACTGACAGAAGAACATATCGGCGTCATCATCGACATCATAATGAAAGACGTGCTGAAACGCCTGAACACGCTGGGCTTCTCGCTCGAGTTGATGCCAGGTGCCAAGAAGTTCATTGCTGAAAAGGGTTACGATCCGCAGTTCGGTGCGCGTCCGCTGCACAGGGCCATCCAGAAATACCTGGAAGACCCGCTGGCAGAAGAGATCCTCAACGGACACATCAAGGAAGGCGACGTTGTACATGCTGACTACGATGAGAACGAGAAGAAGATCACCTTCGCTATCGACCACTCAGCTGCTAAGAAAGAACCCTCAGCTCCGACTGAGTAA
- a CDS encoding DUF4265 domain-containing protein has protein sequence MQKILFVQEVGNDQFEIESLWCEEKGEHYVVDNIPFIAKNIALGDIIIAEYDQDEKAFYFEDFIEFSGNSTIRLRFPDSEEIEEVRRELESHGCSTEAFLERLIVSVNVPKSIQYAPIREFLMDGEQNNRWEFEEACLAHDY, from the coding sequence ATGCAAAAAATTCTTTTTGTTCAGGAAGTGGGCAACGATCAATTTGAAATTGAGTCATTGTGGTGCGAGGAGAAAGGAGAACATTACGTGGTTGATAATATTCCCTTCATCGCTAAAAACATAGCGCTGGGTGATATTATTATAGCCGAATACGATCAGGATGAAAAAGCATTTTATTTTGAAGATTTTATTGAGTTTTCAGGGAATAGTACGATCAGACTGCGTTTCCCCGATAGCGAAGAAATTGAAGAAGTCAGAAGAGAATTAGAAAGTCACGGCTGTTCAACAGAAGCTTTTTTGGAGAGATTGATAGTTTCCGTCAACGTTCCCAAATCTATTCAATATGCGCCGATAAGAGAATTTCTGATGGACGGAGAGCAAAACAATCGGTGGGAATTTGAAGAAGCGTGTTTAGCGCATGATTATTGA